CAGCGGCACGCCGCCCAGGATGCCCACGGAGATCGCGGCCACGTGGTCGCGGATGGGCGAGGCGCCGAGCTTGCTGTCGGCGATCAGGCGGTTCACCGCGTCCTGCGCGGCCACGAAGGCGCCCGTGATGGCCGCGGTGCGCGTGCCGCCGTCGGCCTGCAGCACGTCGCAGTCGAGCGAGATGGTGCGCTCGCCCAGCGCCTTCAGGTCGAACACGGCGCGCAGCGAGCGGCCGATCAGGCGCTGGATCTCCTGCGTGCGCCCGCTCTGCTTGCCCTTGGCGGCCTCGCGGTCGCTGCGGGTGTGGGTGGCGCGCGGCAGCATGCCGTATTCGGCCGTGACCCAGCCTTCGCCGCTGCCGCGCTTGTGCGGCGGCACTTTTTCTTCGACCGATGCGGTGCACA
This is a stretch of genomic DNA from Hydrogenophaga crocea. It encodes these proteins:
- the rph gene encoding ribonuclease PH — protein: MTVASRPGQRAADALRPVRITRGYTMHAEGSVLIEFGNTKVLCTASVEEKVPPHKRGSGEGWVTAEYGMLPRATHTRSDREAAKGKQSGRTQEIQRLIGRSLRAVFDLKALGERTISLDCDVLQADGGTRTAAITGAFVAAQDAVNRLIADSKLGASPIRDHVAAISVGILGGVPLLDLEYVEDSACDTDMNVVMTGAGHYVEVQGTAEGAAFTRREMDALLALADKGIAELVALQKAALAA